From a region of the Takifugu flavidus isolate HTHZ2018 chromosome 18, ASM371156v2, whole genome shotgun sequence genome:
- the nudt1 gene encoding oxidized purine nucleoside triphosphate hydrolase isoform X1 has translation MLTSKLLTLVMVVQPGKVLLGMKKRGFGAGRWNGFGGKVQSGESIEDAARRELLEESGLTVDTLEKVGNIKFEFVGDTELLDVHIFRADSYNGEPTESEEMKPQWFECHQIPFSQMWPDDILWFPLMLQKKKFLGYFKFQGHDVILSQTLEEVKEL, from the exons ATGTTGACCTCCAAGCTGCTGACGTTGGTGATGGTGGTCCAACCAGGGAAGGTGCTCCTCGGCATGAAAAAGAGAGGATTCGGGGCTGGGAGGTGGAATGGCTTTGGGGGCAAAGTTCAATCTGGAGAATCTATTGAAGATGCTGCAAGGAG agaACTGCTAGAGGAGAGTGGCCTGACGGTGGACACTCTCGAGAAGGTCGGAAATATTAAGTTTGAATTTGTAGGAGACACGGAGCTGCTGGACGTGCACATTTTCAGAGCAGATTCCTACAATGGAGAGCCAACAGAGTCCGAAG AGATGAAGCCACAGTGGTTTGAATGTCATCAAATTCCTTTCAGTCAAATGTGGCCAGATGACATCCTCTGGTTCCCCCTgatgctgcagaagaagaagttttTAGGATACTTTAAGTTTCAGGGTCACGATGTGATCCTCAGCCAGACactggaggaagtgaaggagctGTGA
- the mrm2 gene encoding rRNA methyltransferase 2, mitochondrial, translating into MHRLSSTTHDKTMWQSFFQRRLVHCSLSLMKKKGKTPAEQRWMLRQRKDPYVKASHAQHFRCRSAFKLLEIDDKFHLLQPGYGVVDCGAAPGAWSQVAVQRVNSDGADPESPFGTVVGIDLLNIPPLDGAHFLSSHDVTDPSTHTKLLELLPGGQAHVILSDMAPNASGFKEMDHERLIRMCFSLLDLAEKILKPGGSLICKYWDGALAQKLQEKLSGVFGSVRTLKPNASRKDSAEKYFFAQMYKKPMR; encoded by the exons ATGCACCGTTTATCATCCACTACACATGACAAAACAATGTGGCAAAGCTTCTTTCAGAGGAGATTGGTTCACTGTTCGTTAAGTTTAAtgaagaagaagggaaaaacACCAGCCGAGCAGCGCTGGATGCTGCGGCAGCGCAAAGACCCTTACGTCAAAGCTTCTCACGCCCAACACTTCCGGTGCAGGAGTGCATTCAAACTGCTGGAGATCGACGACAAGTTTCACCTTTTACAGCCTGGATACGGTGTGGTGGACTGCGGAGCTgctcctggagcctggagccagGTGGCCGTACAGAGGGTGAACTCGGATGGGGCAG ACCCAGAGTCACCATTTGGCACCGTTGTTGGTATTGATCTCCTCAACATCCCTCCTCTGGATGgtgcccacttcctgtccagtcacGATGTCACcgacccctccacacacacgaagctgctggagctgctgcccggCGGGCAGGCTCACGTCATCCTGAGCGACATGGCGCCCAATGCAAGCGGCTTTAAAGAGATGGACCACGAAAGACTCATaagaatgtgtttttctctgttagACTTGGCTGAGAAGATATTAAAGCCCGGGGGCTCCCTGATTTGTAAATACTGGGATGGAGCTCTTGCTCAGAAACTGCAGGAGAAACTCTCCGGTGTCTTTGGCAGTGTTCGGACTCTGAAGCCAAATGCCAGCAGGAAGGATTCAGCTGAAAAGTATTTTTTTGCTCAAATGTACAAAAAGCCAATGAGATAG
- the nudt1 gene encoding oxidized purine nucleoside triphosphate hydrolase isoform X2 — protein MAETVQTGQMLTSKLLTLVMVVQPGKVLLGMKKRGFGAGRWNGFGGKVQSGESIEDAARRELLEESGLTVDTLEKVGNIKFEFVGDTELLDVHIFRADSYNGEPTESEEMKPQWFECHQIPFSQMWPDDILWFPLMLQKKKFLGYFKFQGHDVILSQTLEEVKEL, from the exons ATGGCTGAAACTGTGCAG ACAGGTCAGATGTTGACCTCCAAGCTGCTGACGTTGGTGATGGTGGTCCAACCAGGGAAGGTGCTCCTCGGCATGAAAAAGAGAGGATTCGGGGCTGGGAGGTGGAATGGCTTTGGGGGCAAAGTTCAATCTGGAGAATCTATTGAAGATGCTGCAAGGAG agaACTGCTAGAGGAGAGTGGCCTGACGGTGGACACTCTCGAGAAGGTCGGAAATATTAAGTTTGAATTTGTAGGAGACACGGAGCTGCTGGACGTGCACATTTTCAGAGCAGATTCCTACAATGGAGAGCCAACAGAGTCCGAAG AGATGAAGCCACAGTGGTTTGAATGTCATCAAATTCCTTTCAGTCAAATGTGGCCAGATGACATCCTCTGGTTCCCCCTgatgctgcagaagaagaagttttTAGGATACTTTAAGTTTCAGGGTCACGATGTGATCCTCAGCCAGACactggaggaagtgaaggagctGTGA